The proteins below come from a single Papaver somniferum cultivar HN1 chromosome 11, ASM357369v1, whole genome shotgun sequence genomic window:
- the LOC113323560 gene encoding glutaredoxin-like gives MERERYMGGVLSSVLGGGSKKTPEELQMVLAKAKEIVSSTPVVVFSKTYCGFCTSVKKLLTQLGAAFKVIELNQESDGDDIQAALLEWTGQRTVPNVFIGGKHVGGCDSVTGLHQKGKLVDMLTEAGAIGNNSSQL, from the exons ATGGAAAGAGAGAGATATATGGGAGGGGTACTTAGTTCTGTGTTAGGTGGTGGAAGTAAGAAAACGCCAGAAGAATTACAAATGGTTTTAGCAAAAGCAAAAGAAATTGTTTCTTCAACTCCAGTGGTTGTCTTCAG CAAGACATACTGTGGGTTTTGCACTAGTGTTAAAAAGTTGTTGACACAGCTCGGAGCAGCTTTCAAGGTCATCGAATTGAACCAAGAGA GTGATGGGGATGATATCCAAGCTGCACTGCTGGAGTGGACTGGACAAAGGACTGTTCCTAATGTATTCATCGGAGGAAAACATGTCGGCGGCTGCGACA GTGTTACTGGTCTGCATCAAAAAGGTAAACTGGTGGATATGCTCACTGAAGCTGGGGCTATTGGAAACAACTCTTCCCAGCTGTAA
- the LOC113323559 gene encoding uncharacterized protein LOC113323559 isoform X2: MEPASIDWKNVNSIYVEDELYEHINAPKFIDFTAPDDPVDDEAWFCKPDCKHPKTAEDFRRSYPNSKAKFIRALSSISEPLLLGDRNCSLLFSRDSYLKRRLHNDQRPPESHGDSENQNPNLSTPPPRNPLKAVFKSSAQKKKCNKQQLGTSSPAESSQERRNPQLKTTLSARNLFSGKEILSQITELCGELKKLATRATEKEGCEKSNEEKTVLVNEKKTLFQELLANGCSVDLSDKVDEQDERVPLFAEKENEKESKPLLAQKVNLESPTSNGKQKLRRKKKFEDTENIPMSLDLKKIVGENSLQVRTNPPSPQCFSATRGPLRSTKAITPLKTIKSMPAERGILQEVGQNSSRLATSDDQLRGEEIAWSKNISHSKSTTGGGSEEARSLDIFWFLKPCTMSS, translated from the exons ATGGAACCAGCAAGTATTGATTGGAAGAATGtaaattctatttacgttgaagATGAATTATATGAGCATATAAATGCCCCTAAATTTATTGATTTCACGGCTCCTGATGATCCTGTTGATGATGAAGCTTGGTTTTGTAAACCTG ATTGTAAGCATCCAAAGACTGCAGAAGATTTTCGTAGATCTTATCCTAATTCAAAG GCTAAGTTTATTAGAGCACTTAGTAGTATTTCTGAGCCATTACTACTGGGAGATAGAAACTGCAG tcttttattttccagagattctTACCTCAAAAGAAGATTACATAATGATCAAAGACCACCTGAATCTCACGGAGATAGTGAGAATCAAAACCCCAATTTATCCACTCCACCTCCAAGAAACCCATTAAAAGCAGTGTTCAAATCGAGTGCACAAAAGAAGAAATGTAACAAACAACAATTGGGAACTTCTTCTCCTGCAGAATCATCCCAAGAACGTCGAAACCCACAACTCAAAACCACCCTCTCAGCCAGAAATCTATTCTCTGGTAAAGAAATTCTGAGTCAGATAACTGAATTGTGCGGTGAATTAAAGAAATTGGCGACAAGAGCGACCGAGAAAGAAGGATGCGAGAAATCAAATGAAGAAAAGACGGTTTTGGTGaatgaaaagaaaacacttttccAAGAATTATTAGCCAACGGTTGTTCAGTAGATTTGAGTGACAAAGTGGATGAACAAGACGAGCGAGTACCTTTGTTTGCTGAGAAAGAGAATGAAAAAGAGAGCAAACCTTTGCTTGCTCAGAAAGTGAATTTGGAATCACCAACTAGTAATGGAAAACAGAAGCTGAGGAGAAAAAA AAAATTTGAAGATACAGAGAACATTCCAATGTCCCTGGATTTGAAGAAGATAGTTGGGGAGAATTCGTTGCAGGTGAGAACTAATCCTCCATCACCGCAATGCTTTTCAGCAACTCGTGGACCTCTCCGTTCCACCAAAGCTATCACTCCGCTTAAGACTATCAAGTCCATGCCTGCT GAGAGGGGAATCCTTCAAGAAGTGGGGCAGAATAGCAGCAGATTAGCAACAAGTGATGATCAGCTTCGTGGGGAGGAAATAGCTTGGAGCAAAAATATCTCTCACTCAAAGAGCACTACTGGTGGTGGTTCAGAAGAAGCAAGATCCTTGGACATATTTTGGTTCTTGAAGCCTTGCACTATGTCTAGCTAA
- the LOC113323559 gene encoding uncharacterized protein LOC113323559 isoform X3, with translation MEPASIDWKNVNSIYVEDELYEHINAPKFIDFTAPDDPVDDEAWFCKPDCKHPKTAEDFRRSYPNSKSQAKFIRALSSISEPLLLGDRNCRDSYLKRRLHNDQRPPESHGDSENQNPNLSTPPPRNPLKAVFKSSAQKKKCNKQQLGTSSPAESSQERRNPQLKTTLSARNLFSGKEILSQITELCGELKKLATRATEKEGCEKSNEEKTVLVNEKKTLFQELLANGCSVDLSDKVDEQDERVPLFAEKENEKESKPLLAQKVNLESPTSNGKQKLRRKKKFEDTENIPMSLDLKKIVGENSLQVRTNPPSPQCFSATRGPLRSTKAITPLKTIKSMPAERGILQEVGQNSSRLATSDDQLRGEEIAWSKNISHSKSTTGGGSEEARSLDIFWFLKPCTMSS, from the exons ATGGAACCAGCAAGTATTGATTGGAAGAATGtaaattctatttacgttgaagATGAATTATATGAGCATATAAATGCCCCTAAATTTATTGATTTCACGGCTCCTGATGATCCTGTTGATGATGAAGCTTGGTTTTGTAAACCTG ATTGTAAGCATCCAAAGACTGCAGAAGATTTTCGTAGATCTTATCCTAATTCAAAG TCTCAGGCTAAGTTTATTAGAGCACTTAGTAGTATTTCTGAGCCATTACTACTGGGAGATAGAAACTGCAG agattctTACCTCAAAAGAAGATTACATAATGATCAAAGACCACCTGAATCTCACGGAGATAGTGAGAATCAAAACCCCAATTTATCCACTCCACCTCCAAGAAACCCATTAAAAGCAGTGTTCAAATCGAGTGCACAAAAGAAGAAATGTAACAAACAACAATTGGGAACTTCTTCTCCTGCAGAATCATCCCAAGAACGTCGAAACCCACAACTCAAAACCACCCTCTCAGCCAGAAATCTATTCTCTGGTAAAGAAATTCTGAGTCAGATAACTGAATTGTGCGGTGAATTAAAGAAATTGGCGACAAGAGCGACCGAGAAAGAAGGATGCGAGAAATCAAATGAAGAAAAGACGGTTTTGGTGaatgaaaagaaaacacttttccAAGAATTATTAGCCAACGGTTGTTCAGTAGATTTGAGTGACAAAGTGGATGAACAAGACGAGCGAGTACCTTTGTTTGCTGAGAAAGAGAATGAAAAAGAGAGCAAACCTTTGCTTGCTCAGAAAGTGAATTTGGAATCACCAACTAGTAATGGAAAACAGAAGCTGAGGAGAAAAAA AAAATTTGAAGATACAGAGAACATTCCAATGTCCCTGGATTTGAAGAAGATAGTTGGGGAGAATTCGTTGCAGGTGAGAACTAATCCTCCATCACCGCAATGCTTTTCAGCAACTCGTGGACCTCTCCGTTCCACCAAAGCTATCACTCCGCTTAAGACTATCAAGTCCATGCCTGCT GAGAGGGGAATCCTTCAAGAAGTGGGGCAGAATAGCAGCAGATTAGCAACAAGTGATGATCAGCTTCGTGGGGAGGAAATAGCTTGGAGCAAAAATATCTCTCACTCAAAGAGCACTACTGGTGGTGGTTCAGAAGAAGCAAGATCCTTGGACATATTTTGGTTCTTGAAGCCTTGCACTATGTCTAGCTAA
- the LOC113323559 gene encoding uncharacterized protein LOC113323559 isoform X1, producing the protein MEPASIDWKNVNSIYVEDELYEHINAPKFIDFTAPDDPVDDEAWFCKPDCKHPKTAEDFRRSYPNSKSQAKFIRALSSISEPLLLGDRNCSLLFSRDSYLKRRLHNDQRPPESHGDSENQNPNLSTPPPRNPLKAVFKSSAQKKKCNKQQLGTSSPAESSQERRNPQLKTTLSARNLFSGKEILSQITELCGELKKLATRATEKEGCEKSNEEKTVLVNEKKTLFQELLANGCSVDLSDKVDEQDERVPLFAEKENEKESKPLLAQKVNLESPTSNGKQKLRRKKKFEDTENIPMSLDLKKIVGENSLQVRTNPPSPQCFSATRGPLRSTKAITPLKTIKSMPAERGILQEVGQNSSRLATSDDQLRGEEIAWSKNISHSKSTTGGGSEEARSLDIFWFLKPCTMSS; encoded by the exons ATGGAACCAGCAAGTATTGATTGGAAGAATGtaaattctatttacgttgaagATGAATTATATGAGCATATAAATGCCCCTAAATTTATTGATTTCACGGCTCCTGATGATCCTGTTGATGATGAAGCTTGGTTTTGTAAACCTG ATTGTAAGCATCCAAAGACTGCAGAAGATTTTCGTAGATCTTATCCTAATTCAAAG TCTCAGGCTAAGTTTATTAGAGCACTTAGTAGTATTTCTGAGCCATTACTACTGGGAGATAGAAACTGCAG tcttttattttccagagattctTACCTCAAAAGAAGATTACATAATGATCAAAGACCACCTGAATCTCACGGAGATAGTGAGAATCAAAACCCCAATTTATCCACTCCACCTCCAAGAAACCCATTAAAAGCAGTGTTCAAATCGAGTGCACAAAAGAAGAAATGTAACAAACAACAATTGGGAACTTCTTCTCCTGCAGAATCATCCCAAGAACGTCGAAACCCACAACTCAAAACCACCCTCTCAGCCAGAAATCTATTCTCTGGTAAAGAAATTCTGAGTCAGATAACTGAATTGTGCGGTGAATTAAAGAAATTGGCGACAAGAGCGACCGAGAAAGAAGGATGCGAGAAATCAAATGAAGAAAAGACGGTTTTGGTGaatgaaaagaaaacacttttccAAGAATTATTAGCCAACGGTTGTTCAGTAGATTTGAGTGACAAAGTGGATGAACAAGACGAGCGAGTACCTTTGTTTGCTGAGAAAGAGAATGAAAAAGAGAGCAAACCTTTGCTTGCTCAGAAAGTGAATTTGGAATCACCAACTAGTAATGGAAAACAGAAGCTGAGGAGAAAAAA AAAATTTGAAGATACAGAGAACATTCCAATGTCCCTGGATTTGAAGAAGATAGTTGGGGAGAATTCGTTGCAGGTGAGAACTAATCCTCCATCACCGCAATGCTTTTCAGCAACTCGTGGACCTCTCCGTTCCACCAAAGCTATCACTCCGCTTAAGACTATCAAGTCCATGCCTGCT GAGAGGGGAATCCTTCAAGAAGTGGGGCAGAATAGCAGCAGATTAGCAACAAGTGATGATCAGCTTCGTGGGGAGGAAATAGCTTGGAGCAAAAATATCTCTCACTCAAAGAGCACTACTGGTGGTGGTTCAGAAGAAGCAAGATCCTTGGACATATTTTGGTTCTTGAAGCCTTGCACTATGTCTAGCTAA
- the LOC113322965 gene encoding polyadenylate-binding protein RBP47B'-like, giving the protein MDSQFQQQQQWAAMSAQPQHHQHHIQQQQPQVWGVGGAPSQPYHQPTTLEEIRTLWIGDLQYWVDENYLNTCFAHSGEVLSIKIIRNKLTGQPEGYGFVEFASHAAAERILQTLNGVQMPGVEQTFRLNWASFGIGERRPEAGPEHSIFVGDLAPDVTDYMLQETFRVQYPSVRGAKVVTDPNTGRSKGYGFVKFAEEMERNRAMTEMNGVYCSTRPMRISAATPKKTTGFQQPYTAAKAYPTPVPLQQAYSTPSVQLPVADNDLSNTTIFVGGLDPNISEEELRQIFLQFGELISVKVPPGKGCGFVQFATRASAEEALQRAHGTMIGQQIVRLSWGRNMGTKQDQPGAWGQQVDPSQWGAAYYGYGQGYDAYAYGAAQDPSLYAYGGYAGYSHYPQKVEGVQDLAMAGGAPAAEQREYDPLAIPDVDKLNTAYLAVHNSIMVGQPLWLRTSALSQLASFPASATE; this is encoded by the exons atGGATTCCCAGttccagcaacaacaacaatgggcGGCGATGAGTGCTCAACCACAACACCACCAACATCACATTCAACAACAGCAACCACAAGTGTGGGGAGTTGGTGGTGCTCCTTCTCAGCCGTATCATCAACCAACTACTCTTGAAGAGATTAGAACACTTTGGATTGGTGATTTACAGTATTGGGTCGATGAAAATTACCTTAATACCTGCTTTGCTCATTCTGGAGag GTACTTTCAATCAAAATCATACGTAACAAGTTGACTGGACAACCAGAAGGATATGGCTTTGTTGAGTTTGCCTCTCATGCTGCAGCAGAACGAATTCTTCAAACTTTAAATGGTGTGCAAATGCCTGGAGTTGAACAAACATTTAGGTTAAATTGGGCTTCTTTCGGGATAGGAGAGAGGCGCCCTGAAGCTGGACCTGAGCATTCAATATTTGTAGGGGATTTAGCACCAGATGTGACTGATTATATGTTGCAAGAGACATTTCGAGTTCAGTATCCATCAGTGAGGGGCGCAAAGGTTGTCACCGACCCCAACACTGGGCGTTCCAAGGGTTATGGATTTGTTAAATTTGCTGAAGAGATGGAAAGAAATCGAGCTATGACAGAAATGAACGGGGTGTATTGCTCCACAAGGCCAATGCGTATAAGTGCTGCAACTCCAAAGAAGACAACTGGCTTTCAGCAGCCATATACAGCTGCTAAAG CCTATCCAACACCAGTGCCCCTGCAGCAAGCTTACAGCACACCAAGCGTGCAGCTTCCAGTTGCAGATAACGATTTGAGTAACACAACA ATATTTGTTGGTGGTTTGGATCCAAATATCTCAGAAGAGGAACTGAGGCAAATCTTTTTGCAATTTGGGGAGCTTATCTCAGTAAAGGTACCACCGGGTAAAGGATGCGGCTTTGTACAGTTCGCGACTAG AGCATCTGCTGAAGAAGCACTTCAAAGGGCGCACGGGACTATGATCGGTCAGCAAATTGTCCGCCTTTCATGGGGTAGAAACATGGGAACCAAACAG GACCAGCCTGGTGCCTGGGGCCAGCAAGTAGATCCAAGTCAATGGGGTGCTGCATATTATGGTTATGGACAAGGGTACGATGCTTATGCTTATGGTGCTGCTCAAGATCCATCTTTGTATGCTTATGGCGGATACGCTGGGTATTCACATTACCCTCAAAAG GTAGAAGGTGTTCAAGATCTGGCAATGGCAGGTGGTGCACCAGCTGCTGAACAAAGGGAATATGACCCCTTAGCTATCCCTGACGTCGACAA GTTAAACACAGCTTATCTTGCAGTACATAATAGCATAATGGTGGGCCAACCATTGTGGTTGAGAACTTCAGCACTCTCCCAGCTAGCATCTTTCCCTGCTTCCGCAACTGAGTAG
- the LOC113322964 gene encoding uncharacterized protein LOC113322964, whose protein sequence is MEGGDYQAFNVNFSVDGAAKLKERVNQKLQEFMGDYTDDTLVEYVIVLLRNGRHKEEAKNELNVFLGSDSDSFVNWLWDHLSSNLHLYVQPQEHYLDGDRKGTVTSGDEVGNNDAHPFDIDLETNKSIKEPKSRRNREWKGLVRDVAEPPRLRSSEVESFHVEEKTHHKVSHLKRSHSPQPPVQKKRSRQDERQSKREVPSHPRMKAPSRLLQFAVRDAVGTIRSPILKAEPTVKRLWSVVSTSSGDTFQEHTHSQGIRSVARMSGAMATAMKASAEAAEDVSKVKGVKGSNVFDRLGHDMEALEMTNQKLDSSRALTADEHYEDFDHMQQVDHPSYIRSEDSGENMTMLDMKTNRADDYNSDAEYGNINGVGHRAVKASRSGTSLGNKEDSSLTVQCSVANKKDDVIRRRVKTQNPSSAVPNASRKIVNISVNVNTWKPPHYQASRDISEMEHLKAKIQENEVAARTVGVRVMKENNTTMAVNENEQPGFNMHKESQVNLSSTPGSFSAGRVPEDADSRAIFVNNVHFAATKDSLSLHFSKFGEVLKVVILTDATSGLSKGSAYIEFTRKEAADLALSLDGTSFMSRILKVVKKSSASLEVSPAMTRPHVVHASPFLAARVPRVPFPRAHAAAFRPRLPVKTGARSLQWKREHPEGSTNPRIGVPLSANNVPSPTARSLTYVRSEAKPVGNSGNP, encoded by the exons ATGGAAGGCGGTGATTATCAGGCGTTTAATGTTAATTTCAGTGTTGATGGAGCAGCAAAGTTGAAGGAAAGAGTGAATCAAAAGTTACAGGAGTTCATGGGCGACTACACTGACGACACTCTTgtg GAATACGTTATCGTGTTACTCAGAAATGGCAGACACAAAGAAGAGGCAAAGAATGAGCTGAATGTGTTTTTGGGGAGCGACAGTGATTCTTTTGTAAATTG gttGTGGGATCATTTATCTTCAAATTTGCATCTGTATGTTCAACCACAAGAGCATTATCTGGATGGAGATCGTAAGGGAACTGTTACATCTGGGGATGAAGTTGGAAACAACGATGCACATCCTTTTGATATTGATCTGGAAACGAACAAGTCCATAAAGGAACCTAAGAGCCGGCGTAATAGAGAATGGAAAGGATTGGTGAGGGATGTAGCTGAACCACCCCGTCTTCGGAGCTCTGAGGTGGAGAGTTTTCATGTGGAGGAGAAAACTCATCACAAAGTTAGTCATCTAAAACGATCTCATTCTCCCCAACCTCCTGTCCAGAAAAAACGGAGTAGGCAGGATGAGCGACAGTCCAAG AGGGAAGTACCTTCCCATCCGAGAATGAAAGCTCCTAGCCGTCTGCTTCAGTTTGCTGTTAGAGACGCCGTGGGAACTATAAGGTCACCAATCTTGAAAGCGGAACCCACCGTAAAGCGTCTTTGGTCAGTGGTTTCTACGTCATCTGGGGATACATTTCAGGAACACACACATTCACAGGGGATAAGATCTGTTGCAAGAATGTCTGGTGCAATGGCAACTGCTATGAAAGCTTCAGCTGAGGCTGCAGAAGATGTTTCTAAAGTTAAAGGAGTTAAAGGTTCTAATGTGTttgaccgactagggcatgataTGGAGGCATTGGAGATGACTAATCAGAAACTTGATTCCAGCAGAGCCTTGACGGCAGATGAGCATTATGAAGATTTTGATCACATGCAGCAAGTGGACCATCCCAGTTATATTCGAAGTGAAGATAGTGGAGAAAATATGACAATGTTGGACATGAAAACCAACAGAGCAGATGACTATAATTCGGATGCGGAATATGGAAACATCAATGGTGTTGGACACAGAGCTGTGAAGGCTTCTAGATCTGGCACATCTCTTGGAAACAAAGAGGATAGCTCACTAACTGTGCAATGCAGTGTAGCTAATAAGAAGGATGATGTTATAAGGAGAAGGGTAAAAACTCAGAATCCATCTTCTGCAGTACCAAATGCTTCTCGTAAAATTGTGAATATATCTGTGAATGTAAATACATGGAAACCGCCACATTATCAGGCTTCACGAGATATTTCAGAAATGGAGCATCTGAAAGCTAAGATTCAGGAGAATGAAGTTGCAGCAAGAACTGTTGGTGTTCGTGTCATGAAAGAGAATAACACCACCATGGCGGTAAATGAAAAT GAACAACCTGGTTTTAATATGCACAAAGAGTCTCAAGTGAACCTGTCATCTACTCCTG GTTCATTTTCTGCTGGTCGTGTTCCAGAGGATGCTGATAGTCGGGCCATTTTTGTTAACAAT gTCCATTTTGCTGCCACGAAGGACAGTCTTTCTCTCCATTTCAGTAAGTTTGGAGAGGTGCTCAAAGTCGTTATATTGACAGATGCCACCAGTGGGCTTTCAAAAGG GTCCGCATACATAGAATTCACACGCAAAGAGGCAGCGGATCTGGCTCTCTCTCTGGATGGCACCTCCTTTATGTCACGTATTCTCAAG GTTGTGAAGAAAAGCTCAGCCTCTCTAGAAGTAAGTCCTGCTATGACTAGGCCACATGTTGTGCATGCCTCTCCATTTCTTGCTGCAAGAGTTCCAAGAGTTCCTTTTCCAAGGGCTCACGCTGCTGCGTTCAGACCCCGTCTTCCTGTCAAAACCGGTGCTCGGAGCTTGCAGTGGAAACGTGAACATCCTGAGGGCTCTACCAATCCTCGGATTGGTGTTCCTCTCTCTGCAAATAATGTTCCATCTCCTACTGCTAGAAGTCTTACTTATGTTCGTTCAGAGGCTAAACCTGTTGGAAATTCAGGGAATCCATAA